In Candidatus Methanomethylophilus alvi Mx1201, a genomic segment contains:
- the tpiA gene encoding triose-phosphate isomerase, with the protein MTELGKHVVIVNFKAYREVDGAAAVELAKKCQQVSEETGACIAVCPPVVSLAAVAAAVDIPVLSQNVDPRAPGSATGWVTPSMVRSCGAIGTLINHSEHKVDAEVVGECVELSLGCDLTTVVCADTVDTAVSLARFTPDFIAVEPPELIGGDISVTTANPRIVESTVESVKDVNKAVRVLCGAGVKTGKDVAAAIDLGADGVLLASGVVKAKDQYAVLTDLVSAL; encoded by the coding sequence TTGACTGAACTGGGAAAACACGTGGTGATCGTCAACTTCAAGGCCTACCGCGAGGTGGACGGGGCCGCAGCCGTCGAGCTGGCGAAGAAGTGCCAGCAGGTCTCCGAGGAGACCGGCGCCTGCATAGCCGTCTGTCCTCCCGTGGTATCTCTGGCGGCGGTCGCCGCGGCCGTGGACATCCCCGTCCTCTCGCAGAACGTGGATCCCCGCGCGCCCGGTTCCGCCACCGGATGGGTGACCCCGTCCATGGTAAGGTCGTGCGGCGCCATAGGTACTCTGATCAACCACTCGGAACACAAGGTGGATGCGGAGGTCGTGGGGGAATGCGTCGAGCTTTCCCTCGGATGCGACCTCACCACCGTCGTCTGCGCCGACACCGTGGATACCGCCGTGTCTCTGGCACGTTTCACACCCGACTTCATAGCCGTAGAACCTCCCGAGTTGATCGGAGGGGACATAAGTGTGACCACCGCCAACCCGCGCATAGTCGAGAGCACGGTCGAGTCCGTCAAGGACGTTAACAAGGCCGTGCGCGTCCTATGCGGGGCCGGGGTGAAGACCGGGAAGGACGTCGCCGCCGCCATCGACCTCGGTGCCGACGGAGTGCTTCTGGCATCCGGAGTCGTCAAGGCCAAGGACCAGTATGCGGTGCTCACCGATCTGGTAAGCGCCCTTTGA
- a CDS encoding tetratricopeptide repeat protein, whose product MVSQGAKDLFTQAKEFYTEGEDRSKDAKAFGIFAEASKAGCIKAEYYMGRMLDKGYGVDQDYEKAYSHYSVAADHGNPDAIFSIGVLYYYGHFVEQSYDKAFGYFMKAADLGNPKAVYNLGVMYDSGIGVEQDAQKALEYYTRASDMGSEKAEYNIGMMYRSGKGVPKDDAEALKWFKKAAGRGMLKAMFNVGLSYHAGKGVPQDEFEAMRWFKKAADMGHKKSQNMVDMLQKKFNVITTIS is encoded by the coding sequence ATGGTTTCCCAAGGCGCCAAAGACCTTTTCACACAGGCTAAGGAATTCTACACCGAGGGCGAGGACCGGTCCAAGGATGCCAAGGCATTCGGGATCTTCGCCGAGGCATCCAAGGCCGGGTGCATCAAGGCCGAATATTACATGGGACGCATGCTCGACAAGGGGTACGGCGTCGATCAGGACTACGAGAAGGCCTACAGCCACTATTCCGTGGCCGCAGACCATGGGAATCCGGATGCGATCTTCTCCATCGGAGTCCTGTACTACTACGGGCATTTCGTGGAGCAGTCCTATGACAAGGCCTTCGGGTATTTCATGAAGGCCGCAGATCTCGGCAATCCGAAGGCCGTATACAATCTCGGGGTCATGTACGACAGCGGCATCGGAGTGGAGCAGGATGCACAGAAGGCCTTGGAGTATTATACCAGGGCATCCGACATGGGGAGCGAGAAGGCCGAGTACAACATCGGGATGATGTATCGTTCCGGGAAGGGCGTACCCAAAGATGACGCAGAGGCCCTGAAGTGGTTCAAGAAGGCCGCCGGGCGCGGGATGCTGAAGGCCATGTTCAATGTGGGTCTGTCATATCATGCCGGGAAAGGGGTCCCTCAGGACGAGTTCGAGGCCATGAGGTGGTTCAAGAAGGCCGCTGACATGGGGCATAAGAAATCCCAGAACATGGTGGACATGCTTCAGAAGAAGTTCAATGTCATAACGACGATAAGTTGA
- a CDS encoding fructose-1,6-bisphosphatase, producing the protein MAEKVTVSIIKADIGSICGHMTPHPSMMAKAKEILTDKQKQGIIEDFYVTRVGDDINLYMTHYKGEGNKEVHTAAWECFQEATKISKSMHLYAAGQDILTDAFSGNVKGAGPGSAEMTFEERPSEPLVFFMADKTEPSAYSPILTRIFLDPFTTTGLVIDKRAKMGFDVEIQDVMDHKKVVMSSPEETLSILSLLGDTSRYAIKRINSRAGLGPACVVSTDKLNMTAGRYVGKDDPVCICRAQSGFPSVGEYTQVFQNTWLVAGWMRGSHIGAFYPCSPEDSNPVYYDGPPRICALGFQLCEGHLQGLEPQGVKGGDHIPVDIFGNNTWDNVRANAIKASRLMRAQGPFQPSILGAEEMEYTSRPEVLEDLKKRFEPLD; encoded by the coding sequence TCAATCATCAAAGCAGACATCGGATCGATATGCGGTCACATGACCCCCCATCCCTCCATGATGGCCAAAGCGAAAGAGATCCTGACCGACAAACAGAAGCAGGGCATTATCGAGGACTTCTACGTCACCCGCGTCGGCGACGACATCAACCTCTACATGACCCACTACAAGGGCGAGGGCAACAAAGAGGTCCACACCGCCGCATGGGAGTGCTTCCAGGAGGCCACCAAGATCTCCAAATCCATGCACCTCTACGCCGCCGGACAGGACATCCTCACCGACGCCTTCTCCGGAAACGTCAAGGGAGCGGGACCCGGTTCCGCGGAGATGACCTTCGAGGAGAGGCCTTCCGAGCCCCTCGTGTTCTTCATGGCCGACAAGACCGAGCCTTCCGCATACTCGCCCATCCTCACCAGGATCTTCCTCGACCCCTTCACCACCACCGGCCTCGTCATCGACAAGAGGGCCAAGATGGGATTCGACGTCGAGATCCAGGATGTCATGGACCACAAAAAGGTCGTCATGTCCTCCCCCGAGGAGACCCTCAGCATCCTCAGCCTTCTGGGAGACACCTCCAGATACGCCATCAAGAGGATCAACAGCAGGGCAGGTCTCGGACCCGCCTGCGTCGTATCCACCGACAAGCTCAACATGACCGCCGGAAGGTACGTCGGAAAGGACGACCCCGTCTGCATCTGCAGGGCACAGAGCGGATTCCCCTCCGTCGGAGAGTACACCCAGGTGTTCCAGAACACCTGGCTCGTCGCCGGATGGATGAGGGGATCGCACATCGGTGCGTTCTACCCCTGCTCGCCCGAGGACTCCAACCCCGTCTACTACGACGGACCTCCGAGAATATGCGCCCTCGGATTCCAGCTCTGCGAGGGACACCTCCAGGGACTCGAGCCCCAGGGAGTGAAGGGCGGAGACCACATCCCCGTAGACATCTTCGGAAACAACACCTGGGACAACGTCCGCGCCAACGCCATCAAGGCGAGCAGGCTCATGAGGGCCCAGGGACCGTTCCAGCCTTCTATCCTCGGAGCAGAGGAGATGGAGTACACCTCCAGGCCCGAGGTTCTCGAGGATCTCAAGAAGAGGTTCGAGCCCCTTGACTGA
- a CDS encoding GNAT family N-acetyltransferase has product MEIRKMRPEDSSRAYALICESLDSYFVPSIVDYFMMQWPGGQIVATDFTGDIIGYMAGSRLSGGRVSIALFCVKRGFRGQGIGSGMLDRFRRSAMMDGARSIQLEVRETNSEAISFYRRRGFMPVERLEHFYEDGGTGIRMVANVFGVGN; this is encoded by the coding sequence ATGGAGATCAGGAAGATGAGACCCGAGGATTCTTCGAGGGCGTATGCCCTCATATGCGAGTCCCTGGATTCCTATTTCGTTCCGAGCATCGTCGATTATTTCATGATGCAGTGGCCCGGAGGACAGATCGTGGCCACTGACTTCACGGGAGACATAATCGGATACATGGCCGGGTCCCGCCTCTCCGGCGGGCGTGTCTCCATAGCGCTTTTCTGTGTGAAAAGAGGTTTCCGCGGTCAGGGAATAGGTTCGGGAATGCTCGACAGGTTCCGTCGGTCCGCCATGATGGACGGGGCGAGGTCCATACAGCTCGAGGTGAGGGAGACGAATTCGGAGGCCATATCCTTCTATCGCCGCAGGGGCTTCATGCCGGTGGAGAGGCTGGAACATTTCTACGAGGACGGCGGCACTGGCATACGTATGGTGGCCAACGTGTTCGGTGTCGGTAATTGA
- a CDS encoding phospholipase D-like domain-containing protein: MRTRSEVLLCILIVAATTSLLGPTIHDPVDAAVSPSVLITEVNPYDEGVSIQNVCASQVDLMGWCMTDGEGTLTFNRSTVLHPGERLTIVGEVGKNWFCSRSGTIQTDDPCITRTGRFILADSGDEVVLKVGDSVIDQVCWGGSLGADGWSGSPVRISSLTYAMRTSQTDTDTSSDWMVTRAGWTNYVFPGTSAFEASVVPFSFPESGGGPIYKALESASCSVDISIYLISCPNVIALLSSLCDRGVSVRILAEAEPLGVDISTELALLKSIDDGGADVRLINFGDHPQRFVYVHNKYAVIDGDTVIITSENWTSGNMGYGNGNRGWGAVISGKGYAGYMERVFENDFDTVWGDTVCLEDAYPDLKGYRGTLSYVPPDVPEYRSYEASVSPVLSPDNSFSTLRMMMGSAERRIYAEEMDLGDSLSPVNGDTPIAWMASAASCGLDVRFILDSSQSGGGAHVSTVNLINETTGIKAVAVDGGDGFSLIHNKGIVIDGSVWVGSVNWTATSFDRNREVAVLIVSEEVASFFADLFLSDFGVSRTDVEEGGLSFTAEVVRGSGGYAVVLRARGPAGSIFLWAVDGEERCTDVSAAVFHVSSGDHVASVSVEGIDVSEEVSFTVPSEDHGGYVIYLSAAVILLIGTVVAFFRDRPSGGYGDMGWRSGR; this comes from the coding sequence ATGAGGACGAGGTCCGAGGTACTGCTATGCATTCTCATCGTCGCTGCCACGACGTCGCTGCTGGGTCCGACCATTCATGATCCCGTGGATGCCGCAGTTTCCCCCTCCGTCCTCATAACGGAGGTCAACCCCTATGACGAGGGCGTATCGATACAGAACGTATGTGCCAGCCAAGTGGATCTGATGGGTTGGTGCATGACCGATGGCGAGGGTACGTTGACGTTCAACAGAAGCACGGTCCTGCATCCCGGGGAACGTCTGACCATTGTCGGAGAGGTCGGCAAGAACTGGTTCTGCTCACGCTCCGGGACGATCCAGACCGATGATCCGTGCATCACCCGTACCGGACGTTTCATATTGGCCGATTCCGGCGACGAGGTCGTTCTGAAGGTAGGGGATTCGGTAATAGACCAGGTCTGTTGGGGAGGGTCTCTCGGAGCGGACGGGTGGTCTGGAAGTCCGGTGAGGATAAGTTCCCTCACATATGCCATGAGGACGTCCCAGACGGATACGGATACGTCTTCCGATTGGATGGTGACGAGGGCGGGATGGACAAACTACGTGTTTCCTGGCACATCCGCTTTCGAGGCCTCCGTGGTTCCGTTCTCATTTCCGGAGAGCGGAGGAGGTCCGATATACAAGGCGTTGGAATCCGCATCGTGTTCGGTGGACATCTCCATCTATCTCATATCGTGTCCGAACGTCATAGCTCTTCTTTCCTCCCTTTGCGACCGCGGAGTATCCGTAAGGATACTGGCGGAGGCTGAGCCGCTGGGAGTGGACATAAGCACGGAGCTGGCATTGTTGAAATCCATCGACGACGGCGGGGCAGATGTCAGGCTGATAAACTTCGGCGACCACCCGCAGAGGTTCGTCTACGTCCACAACAAATATGCTGTGATCGACGGGGACACCGTGATCATCACGTCCGAGAATTGGACATCCGGCAACATGGGTTACGGCAACGGTAACAGGGGGTGGGGGGCCGTGATCTCCGGAAAGGGATATGCTGGCTATATGGAGAGGGTTTTCGAGAACGACTTCGATACCGTATGGGGCGATACGGTGTGTTTGGAGGACGCATACCCCGATCTCAAGGGCTATCGGGGCACCCTGTCATATGTACCTCCGGATGTGCCAGAATACCGTAGTTACGAAGCCTCCGTATCTCCCGTACTTTCTCCGGACAATTCGTTCTCCACCCTCCGTATGATGATGGGTTCGGCAGAGAGGAGGATATATGCGGAGGAGATGGACCTGGGGGATTCGCTGTCGCCCGTGAATGGGGACACGCCCATAGCATGGATGGCATCCGCGGCATCATGCGGATTGGATGTCCGGTTCATACTGGATTCCTCCCAGTCGGGAGGGGGTGCCCATGTATCGACCGTGAACCTCATCAACGAGACCACGGGCATAAAGGCGGTCGCCGTCGACGGAGGGGACGGGTTCTCCCTCATCCACAACAAAGGCATCGTCATCGACGGATCCGTATGGGTGGGGTCCGTCAATTGGACGGCCACGTCTTTCGACAGGAACAGAGAGGTCGCCGTCCTCATCGTCTCGGAGGAGGTGGCGTCCTTCTTCGCAGACCTGTTCCTTTCCGATTTCGGGGTGAGCCGTACGGACGTCGAAGAGGGAGGGCTTTCCTTTACCGCGGAGGTGGTCAGGGGCAGCGGCGGATACGCCGTGGTCCTTCGTGCCAGGGGGCCGGCCGGGTCCATATTCCTATGGGCGGTGGACGGGGAGGAGAGGTGCACGGATGTATCGGCGGCGGTGTTCCACGTATCGTCCGGTGATCATGTGGCATCGGTGTCGGTGGAAGGTATCGACGTCTCGGAGGAGGTATCGTTCACCGTACCTTCCGAAGACCATGGGGGATACGTTATCTATTTGTCGGCAGCCGTCATCCTCCTCATAGGGACGGTCGTCGCGTTCTTCCGCGACAGACCCAGCGGCGGATACGGTGATATGGGATGGAGATCAGGAAGATGA
- a CDS encoding phospholipase D-like domain-containing protein yields the protein MYLKRKDIPTILLAVLAVAVVISPTVICGDEGSVSSADPSFTPTYYEAQVTPFTFPESKGTPILTELSKATSTVDISIYYMGSEEVIALLCDLEESENVDVRVLVSGNPLGVKTDNEMSMLKQLESVGGEVNIINYPGCDSSDKRYTYIHNKYAIIDDKTVVVTSENWTDANLGSKGNRGWGAVIESTGYATHMKGVFEGDYDVSNADVKTLDDVYPDIVASGDISYTIRDDYSSPTYSARVAPVTSPDNSKSALKYFMGSATSRIYVEQLDIDKNNSTLTGDSLIGIMSDKAGQGIDVKYILNGTYETSEDKDSKEHHALVQTLNGNTQIKAAIYEKTKAFPQIHNKGVIVDDKVWVGSVNWTDGSFYRNREAAAIIDSSEVTDYYAAYFNTDFDNYFNADYSKINVEEEHNLMYYLGAAAVAIVGIIAAAMKKSAKKAVRSATSSSSKKKSGSGSRPSSSNKSSSSKKRK from the coding sequence ATGTACTTGAAAAGGAAGGATATACCGACAATATTACTTGCAGTTCTGGCCGTAGCCGTAGTAATATCCCCTACGGTCATCTGCGGTGACGAAGGGTCTGTGTCTTCTGCGGACCCTTCATTCACACCTACATATTATGAAGCACAGGTGACTCCGTTCACCTTTCCCGAAAGCAAAGGCACGCCCATATTGACGGAGCTCTCCAAGGCCACTTCGACCGTGGATATCTCCATCTATTATATGGGCAGCGAAGAGGTCATCGCCCTCCTCTGCGATCTGGAGGAATCAGAGAACGTCGACGTCAGGGTCCTCGTATCGGGGAATCCTCTGGGAGTGAAGACCGACAACGAGATGTCCATGCTCAAGCAGCTGGAATCGGTCGGCGGAGAGGTCAACATCATCAACTATCCTGGTTGCGATTCGTCAGATAAGAGGTACACATACATCCACAACAAGTACGCCATCATCGACGATAAGACCGTGGTCGTAACCTCGGAGAACTGGACCGATGCGAATCTGGGCAGCAAAGGGAACAGGGGATGGGGAGCCGTCATAGAAAGTACCGGATACGCCACACATATGAAAGGAGTCTTCGAAGGGGACTATGATGTCTCCAATGCAGATGTGAAGACCCTTGACGACGTATATCCGGACATAGTCGCATCAGGGGATATCAGTTACACCATACGCGATGACTACTCTTCGCCTACGTATTCCGCCAGAGTGGCCCCGGTCACCTCTCCTGATAATTCCAAAAGTGCTCTGAAATACTTCATGGGATCCGCTACCAGCCGCATATACGTTGAGCAGTTGGATATCGACAAGAATAATTCCACACTTACCGGAGACAGTCTTATCGGCATCATGTCGGACAAGGCCGGGCAGGGAATAGATGTGAAATACATCCTCAACGGGACATATGAGACATCGGAGGACAAGGATTCTAAAGAACACCACGCACTGGTCCAGACCTTGAACGGCAATACCCAGATAAAGGCGGCCATCTACGAGAAGACGAAGGCATTCCCGCAGATCCACAACAAGGGGGTTATCGTGGACGACAAGGTCTGGGTGGGATCAGTCAACTGGACCGATGGTTCGTTCTATAGGAACCGCGAGGCGGCCGCCATAATAGATTCCTCCGAGGTTACGGACTACTATGCGGCATACTTCAATACCGATTTCGACAATTACTTCAATGCGGACTACTCGAAGATCAATGTAGAGGAGGAGCACAATCTCATGTATTATCTCGGAGCGGCCGCTGTGGCGATCGTCGGGATCATTGCCGCCGCGATGAAGAAATCCGCGAAGAAGGCCGTACGTTCCGCCACCTCTTCCTCGTCCAAGAAGAAGTCCGGTTCCGGAAGCAGGCCCTCATCTTCGAATAAGAGCTCCTCGTCCAAGAAGAGGAAGTGA
- a CDS encoding ATP-binding protein produces the protein MAAAKKRAVETWEDVEGMKSTAEVLIPADPLDRVLGQEEAIELAKIAAIQRRHLLLVGPPGTGKSMIARAISMNLPKPRQEIRVAHNPENPERPFLEILDDKTVKTEEAAQQESVGKLIDPEKAPAKVAQRLGYYCSACGSYSAPEDLNCPNCGKSKIDRGIAGNNPFGDILGMLESAMPQMSAGKERVNTTRQLADGTEETVVFERAGNKIRMLDTKALQKRNNLQKKSNTKTLVKLDRDPFVMATGASETELLGDVRHDPYGGHDKIGVPAYQRVIPGSIHEAHEGVLFVDEISHLGNLQRFILTAMQDKKFPITGRNPQSSGASVKVDNVPCDFVLVAACNMQDLQNILSPLRSRIIGNGYEVLVDTAMPDTSHNRAKYAQFVAQEIAMDGHIPNASIDAVEEIILEGKRRAKADGQKNSLTLRLRELGGLIRAAGDVAIMEKAKLITAEHVKKAKIRARPVEDQIKERYGSYQKGMTKDVSDAQNQNSEYYFQNEHIDGSDSMFN, from the coding sequence TCCAGCGCAGGCACCTGCTGCTGGTGGGCCCTCCCGGCACCGGGAAGTCGATGATCGCCCGTGCGATATCGATGAACCTCCCCAAGCCCCGTCAGGAGATCCGTGTCGCCCACAATCCGGAGAACCCCGAAAGGCCGTTCCTGGAGATCCTGGACGACAAGACCGTCAAGACCGAGGAGGCGGCCCAGCAGGAGAGCGTCGGAAAGCTCATAGACCCCGAGAAGGCCCCTGCGAAGGTCGCACAACGTCTCGGATACTATTGCTCCGCCTGCGGAAGCTATTCCGCTCCCGAAGACCTCAACTGCCCCAACTGCGGCAAGAGCAAGATCGACAGAGGAATCGCCGGAAACAACCCGTTCGGAGACATCCTCGGCATGCTGGAGTCGGCAATGCCCCAGATGTCCGCGGGCAAGGAGAGGGTGAACACCACCCGCCAGCTCGCCGACGGTACGGAGGAGACCGTGGTCTTCGAGAGGGCGGGGAACAAGATCAGGATGTTGGACACGAAGGCCCTCCAGAAGAGGAACAACCTCCAGAAGAAATCCAACACGAAGACCCTCGTAAAACTGGACAGGGACCCCTTCGTCATGGCCACCGGAGCCTCGGAGACCGAGCTCCTGGGAGACGTGAGGCACGACCCCTACGGCGGACACGACAAGATAGGAGTGCCGGCATACCAGAGGGTCATCCCCGGATCCATCCACGAGGCCCATGAAGGCGTCCTGTTCGTGGACGAGATCTCCCATCTGGGAAACCTCCAGAGGTTCATCCTGACCGCCATGCAGGACAAGAAATTCCCCATCACCGGCCGCAATCCGCAGTCCAGCGGGGCCAGCGTCAAGGTCGACAACGTCCCGTGCGACTTCGTATTGGTAGCCGCCTGCAACATGCAGGACCTACAGAACATCCTGTCCCCCCTCAGGTCGAGGATAATCGGGAACGGATACGAGGTCCTGGTGGACACCGCCATGCCCGACACCAGCCACAACCGCGCCAAATACGCCCAGTTCGTTGCGCAGGAGATCGCCATGGACGGACACATACCCAATGCGTCCATCGATGCGGTGGAGGAGATCATCCTCGAAGGAAAAAGGCGTGCCAAGGCCGACGGACAGAAGAACTCCCTCACACTCAGACTCAGGGAGCTCGGAGGACTCATAAGGGCCGCCGGAGACGTGGCCATCATGGAGAAGGCCAAGCTCATCACCGCAGAGCATGTGAAGAAGGCGAAGATCAGGGCCCGCCCGGTGGAGGACCAGATCAAGGAGAGGTACGGATCGTACCAGAAAGGTATGACCAAGGACGTCTCCGACGCCCAGAACCAGAACTCGGAATACTACTTCCAGAACGAGCACATCGACGGCTCGGACAGTATGTTCAACTGA